The following are encoded in a window of Pedobacter cryoconitis genomic DNA:
- a CDS encoding metallophosphoesterase — protein MGRLPFLIAGCLLIIAFDFYFVKAILSAFKNWSDKAKIRFTRIYWAITMILIIGVFAGIFLNLFLSLRAIILVVFFLTTACKIVMLPFLLVDDLRRFSIAMFRRIKRPENNNAAVSGSLKDQDNATGLSRKISTTNKTGLAIEQPISRSSFIVKAGLVAAAIPLTSLSWGIVSGAYDYQVRRKTLILPNLPAAFDGITMGQISDIHSGSFYNKTAVKGGVEMLLGEKPDFIFFTGDIVNDMATEMRDYQDIFSKIKAPLGVYSSLGNHDYGDYYFGKESSPAKVKNLKDVIKTHELMGWDLLMNENRRLKIDGEEIGILGIENWGMGRFPKYGRMDLAVKNTDDLPVKLLLSHDPSHWRAEVLPKYPQIDAMFSGHTHGMQFGVRTEKYQWSPIEYIYKEWAGLYQEQRQQLYVNVGYGFLGYPGRVGILPEITIFTLKRA, from the coding sequence ATGGGCAGATTACCCTTTCTTATTGCAGGATGTCTTTTAATCATCGCATTTGACTTTTATTTCGTCAAGGCGATTTTATCTGCTTTCAAAAACTGGAGTGATAAAGCAAAAATCAGGTTTACCCGAATTTATTGGGCTATCACCATGATACTAATCATTGGTGTTTTTGCAGGTATCTTCTTAAATCTCTTTTTATCACTGCGCGCAATCATTTTAGTTGTTTTTTTCCTGACCACAGCCTGCAAAATCGTGATGCTGCCCTTTCTGCTGGTTGATGACCTGCGCAGATTCAGCATTGCTATGTTCAGACGTATCAAAAGACCGGAAAACAACAACGCAGCAGTATCAGGAAGCTTAAAAGATCAGGATAACGCAACCGGTTTATCCCGTAAAATAAGCACCACCAATAAAACCGGTTTAGCCATCGAACAACCGATCAGCCGTTCTTCCTTCATTGTCAAAGCAGGCTTAGTTGCAGCGGCAATTCCCCTCACTTCATTGTCCTGGGGCATTGTATCAGGAGCTTATGATTACCAGGTTCGCAGAAAAACACTGATCCTCCCGAACTTACCTGCTGCCTTTGATGGCATCACTATGGGACAAATCTCAGATATTCACTCTGGAAGCTTTTACAATAAAACTGCTGTAAAAGGAGGCGTCGAAATGCTCCTTGGCGAAAAACCAGACTTCATCTTTTTCACTGGCGATATCGTCAACGATATGGCAACAGAAATGCGGGATTATCAGGATATATTCAGTAAAATAAAGGCTCCTCTTGGTGTTTATTCATCCCTGGGAAATCATGACTATGGCGACTATTATTTTGGTAAAGAATCTTCCCCTGCCAAAGTAAAAAACCTGAAAGATGTGATCAAAACCCATGAACTTATGGGCTGGGATCTCTTAATGAATGAAAACCGCCGGTTAAAAATTGACGGTGAAGAGATTGGAATCCTGGGCATCGAAAACTGGGGTATGGGGCGTTTCCCGAAATACGGCCGTATGGATCTTGCAGTTAAGAACACCGATGACCTTCCCGTAAAGCTTTTACTTTCTCACGACCCTTCACATTGGCGTGCCGAAGTCCTGCCCAAATACCCACAGATAGATGCGATGTTTAGTGGCCATACTCATGGTATGCAATTTGGCGTACGTACCGAAAAGTATCAATGGAGCCCTATAGAGTATATCTATAAAGAATGGGCCGGGTTATACCAGGAGCAAAGGCAGCAGCTCTACGTTAACGTAGGTTACGGCTTCCTTGGTTATCCCGGAAGAGTAG
- a CDS encoding sigma 54-interacting transcriptional regulator translates to MEQTSIKTLGELKASNYISLTVKDELRKNLIQQLQNKDAGFEGILGYDETVIPELQTAILSRHNILLLGLRGQAKTRIARLMVNLLDEYIPYITGSEIFDDPLNPISWFGKQEVAAHGDATPVSWQHRSDRYTEKLATPDVTVADLIGDMDPIKAATLKLTYNDERVIHFGLIPRAHRSIFVINELPDLQARIQVALFNMLQEKDIQIRGFKLRLPLDVQFVFTANPEDYTNRGSIVTPLKDRIESQILTHYPKTIAISRKITFQEAKITEAQKLIEADGLVKDLIEQVAFEARRSEFIDQKSGVSARLTISAYENLISTAERRMLVNGEKKTFVRLADLTGIIPAVTGKIELVYEGELEGPAKVANILIGKAIKSLFNRYFPDPEKAKKSKTANPYQLITDWFTDGNTLDIADNLTESQYKKELMQVGGLNELVKQFHPKLSANQTLLLMEFALHGLAEYSQLNKKYLSGGFGFSDMFDSLFNTDPEEDEDDDIDFNA, encoded by the coding sequence ATGGAGCAAACCTCAATTAAAACTCTTGGCGAATTAAAAGCCTCAAATTACATCTCCTTAACAGTAAAAGACGAATTGCGCAAGAACCTTATACAGCAGCTTCAAAATAAAGATGCTGGTTTTGAGGGTATCCTTGGTTATGATGAGACTGTTATTCCTGAACTTCAGACTGCGATTTTATCCAGACACAACATCTTACTATTAGGTTTAAGAGGTCAGGCCAAAACACGTATTGCACGTTTAATGGTTAACCTGCTTGATGAATATATCCCTTATATCACGGGAAGTGAAATCTTTGATGATCCTTTGAATCCGATATCCTGGTTCGGAAAACAGGAAGTTGCTGCACATGGTGATGCAACCCCGGTCAGCTGGCAGCACCGTTCAGATCGTTATACGGAGAAATTAGCAACTCCGGATGTGACCGTGGCTGATTTAATTGGCGATATGGACCCGATTAAAGCCGCTACACTGAAGTTAACCTACAACGATGAGCGTGTGATCCACTTTGGATTAATCCCAAGAGCACACCGAAGCATTTTCGTAATCAATGAGCTGCCGGATTTACAGGCAAGGATACAGGTAGCTTTGTTTAACATGCTTCAGGAAAAAGATATTCAGATCAGAGGTTTTAAATTACGTCTTCCGTTAGATGTACAATTTGTATTTACAGCAAACCCTGAGGATTATACCAACAGGGGATCAATTGTGACGCCGTTGAAAGACAGGATAGAAAGTCAGATCCTTACGCATTATCCTAAAACGATAGCGATATCCCGTAAAATTACTTTCCAGGAGGCAAAGATCACTGAAGCACAAAAACTAATCGAAGCGGATGGTTTAGTGAAAGATTTGATTGAGCAAGTAGCTTTCGAAGCGCGTAGAAGTGAATTTATCGATCAGAAATCTGGTGTTTCGGCACGTTTAACGATTTCCGCTTACGAAAACCTGATCAGTACTGCCGAAAGAAGAATGCTGGTTAACGGAGAAAAGAAAACCTTCGTGAGACTTGCTGACCTGACGGGAATTATACCAGCAGTAACAGGTAAAATAGAGTTGGTTTACGAAGGTGAGCTTGAAGGGCCTGCTAAAGTTGCCAATATCTTAATTGGTAAAGCGATCAAAAGCCTGTTCAACCGTTACTTCCCTGATCCGGAGAAAGCAAAGAAAAGCAAAACTGCAAATCCTTATCAATTGATCACAGACTGGTTCACAGATGGCAACACATTGGATATTGCTGATAACCTGACAGAGTCTCAATATAAAAAAGAGCTGATGCAAGTTGGCGGCCTGAATGAACTGGTTAAACAATTCCATCCTAAGCTGAGTGCAAATCAAACCCTTTTATTAATGGAGTTTGCCTTACATGGGCTGGCGGAATATTCTCAGTTGAACAAAAAATACCTGAGTGGTGGTTTCGGGTTCTCTGATATGTTTGACAGCTTATTTAATACCGATCCTGAAGAGGATGAAGATGATGACATTGATTTCAATGCCTAG
- a CDS encoding vWA domain-containing protein, translated as MRGFHFSNFQADDKPKGGFDEMLKLFTQLLNYTAGDAGETLAWMNELDKQYKFTTGDYGMGDFIDELKDKGYIKEDSKDGNMEITSKTEQVIRKSALEEIFGKLKKAGKGNHNSNISGIGEEKNADRREYTFGDSLDQIDMTASIQNAQINHGIGNFTLTEGDLEVEEKDHKTLTSTVLMIDISHSMILYGEDRITPAKKVAMALAELIKTRYPKDTLDIVVFGNDAWPITVKDLPYLQVGPYHTNTLAGLELAADLLRRRKTHNKQIFMITDGKPTCLKENGRYYKNSMGLDRKVINKTLNMAAQCKRLNIPITTFMIAQDPYLQQFVREFTEINGGRAFYSSLTGLGEYIFEDYIKNRRKIVR; from the coding sequence GCAGATGACAAGCCTAAGGGCGGGTTTGATGAAATGCTGAAGTTATTTACCCAGCTATTGAATTACACTGCGGGTGATGCAGGTGAAACATTGGCCTGGATGAATGAACTGGACAAGCAATATAAGTTTACCACGGGCGATTACGGCATGGGTGATTTCATTGATGAGCTGAAAGATAAGGGTTATATCAAAGAAGATTCCAAGGATGGCAATATGGAGATTACTTCCAAAACCGAACAGGTAATCCGCAAGTCTGCACTGGAGGAGATATTCGGCAAGCTGAAGAAGGCCGGAAAGGGTAATCACAATAGCAATATCTCTGGTATCGGGGAAGAAAAGAATGCAGACCGCCGTGAATATACCTTTGGTGATAGTCTGGATCAGATTGATATGACTGCGTCTATACAAAATGCTCAAATCAATCATGGTATCGGTAATTTCACTTTAACTGAGGGTGACCTGGAAGTAGAGGAAAAAGACCACAAAACGCTTACTTCTACGGTGCTGATGATTGATATTTCCCACTCTATGATTTTATATGGGGAAGATAGAATTACGCCGGCCAAAAAGGTAGCGATGGCGCTGGCCGAACTGATTAAAACGCGTTATCCTAAAGATACACTCGATATTGTAGTATTTGGAAATGATGCCTGGCCGATTACGGTGAAGGATCTTCCTTATTTACAGGTTGGGCCTTACCATACCAATACCCTTGCGGGTTTAGAACTGGCCGCAGACTTACTGCGTCGCCGGAAAACACATAACAAACAAATTTTCATGATTACTGATGGTAAACCGACCTGTCTGAAAGAGAACGGCCGTTACTATAAAAACAGTATGGGACTGGATAGAAAGGTGATTAATAAAACCCTGAATATGGCTGCACAGTGCAAGCGCCTGAATATCCCGATTACGACCTTTATGATTGCCCAGGATCCCTATTTACAACAATTTGTAAGGGAGTTTACAGAAATAAACGGGGGAAGGGCATTTTACAGCTCCTTAACTGGTTTAGGCGAGTACATTTTTGAAGATTATATTAAAAACCGAAGAAAAATAGTCCGTTAA